In Blastopirellula sp. J2-11, a single genomic region encodes these proteins:
- a CDS encoding DUF1501 domain-containing protein: MPITPHNVVPNSRREFLAKSGAGFGAIALAALMGGDLASAAEGNSLAPKKPHFPAKAKNVIFLFMEGGPSHIDLFDPKPLLNKLAGQKLPESFGKVILAMGENNAPLMECPRKWKQHGQSGLWVSDWMPEVANCADDLCVIRSCVSDGINHSSGVCQMNTGHVIGGRPSLGAWATYGLGTENQDMPAFVILTDSNRQVVNGPRNWGSGFMPASYQGVPFKSGEDPILNLNPPSHIDVARQKAKLDYLGQIDNRHAAVRNDKSELEARIASYELAFRMQSSAPEIVDLAGETEETKQLYGLNDKETNVFGRNCLMARRLVENGVRFVQLYSGAGSGWDAHSNIESNHGKLCKQVDKPIAGLLQDLKRRGLLDETLVIWGGEFGRTPMSEQGNGRDHNPTGFTMWMAGGGVQGGRTIGSTDDLGLHAVENPLHVHDLHATIMRIMGVDHTKLIYRHKGRPERIDMNEGKAEMKVLGLG; this comes from the coding sequence ATGCCTATAACGCCCCATAATGTAGTTCCAAACTCGCGTCGCGAATTTCTCGCCAAGAGCGGCGCTGGATTCGGGGCGATCGCATTGGCGGCGCTCATGGGCGGCGATCTTGCCTCCGCGGCGGAGGGAAATTCTCTGGCGCCCAAAAAGCCGCATTTTCCCGCGAAGGCGAAAAACGTTATCTTCCTCTTCATGGAAGGGGGCCCCAGCCATATAGACTTGTTTGATCCAAAGCCGCTCTTGAACAAGTTGGCGGGGCAGAAGTTGCCCGAAAGCTTTGGCAAAGTCATCTTGGCGATGGGCGAAAACAACGCTCCGCTGATGGAGTGTCCGCGTAAGTGGAAACAGCACGGCCAAAGCGGGCTCTGGGTATCGGACTGGATGCCGGAAGTCGCAAATTGCGCTGACGACTTATGCGTGATTCGCTCTTGCGTTTCGGACGGCATCAACCATTCGTCCGGCGTCTGCCAGATGAATACCGGGCACGTTATCGGTGGCCGCCCTTCGCTCGGCGCGTGGGCGACCTACGGTTTGGGAACCGAAAACCAAGACATGCCGGCGTTTGTGATTTTGACCGACAGCAATCGCCAAGTAGTGAATGGTCCGCGAAACTGGGGCAGCGGTTTCATGCCTGCGTCGTATCAAGGCGTGCCGTTTAAGTCGGGCGAAGATCCGATCTTGAACCTCAACCCGCCAAGCCATATCGACGTCGCTCGTCAAAAAGCGAAGCTCGACTATTTAGGGCAGATCGACAATCGTCATGCGGCGGTGCGAAACGATAAATCCGAATTGGAAGCTCGGATCGCTTCGTACGAACTTGCGTTTCGCATGCAGTCGTCCGCTCCCGAAATCGTCGATCTCGCCGGCGAAACGGAAGAGACGAAACAGCTATACGGCCTGAACGACAAAGAAACCAACGTCTTTGGTCGCAATTGCCTGATGGCTAGACGACTGGTCGAAAATGGCGTCCGCTTTGTGCAACTCTACAGCGGAGCCGGCAGCGGTTGGGACGCGCATAGCAACATCGAAAGTAACCATGGCAAGCTGTGCAAACAGGTCGATAAGCCGATTGCCGGTCTCTTGCAAGATCTGAAACGTCGCGGACTGCTCGACGAAACGCTAGTTATTTGGGGCGGCGAATTTGGCCGCACGCCGATGTCAGAACAAGGTAACGGCCGCGATCATAATCCGACCGGCTTTACGATGTGGATGGCCGGCGGCGGCGTCCAAGGAGGACGCACGATTGGATCAACCGACGATCTTGGTCTGCATGCTGTCGAGAACCCGCTGCATGTGCATGATCTGCATGCCACGATCATGCGAATCATGGGCGTCGATCACACGAAACTCATCTATCGACACAAGGGGCGTCCCGAGCGGATAGATATGAATGAAGGCAAAGCCGAGATGAAAGTCCTGGGACTCGGCTAA
- a CDS encoding DUF1549 domain-containing protein, which yields MSECFRILIAPLIFAVAWTSTDLIRADDKEAVRYFETKVRPLLAQHCFKCHGREEQKSDLRLDRRTHFLQGGTGGPIVEPGKPEESVLIEAVKWEGYEMPPSGKLPDDEIAILETWVRNGAFWPEQAGETRADSGPFTAEDRNWWAFQPVTRPETPAIAQQAIVHNPIDNFIQAKLGQNDISPSPPAERRVLIRRIYFDMLGVPPTVEEVESFVADERDNAYERLVDRVLADHRYGERWASHWLDLVRYADSDGYRQDAYRPLAWRYRDYVIRSLNEDKSYKRFLQEQLAGDEIAPDDHDALTATYFLRAGVYEYNSRDAEGQQVLIADELTDTVGDVFLGMGVACAHCHNHKFDPILRDDYYRLQAFFKPLVWKDEHLLATDEERKAYQLALAQWETKHRELLDKINAIEAPVRESRRKKAVSMFPTEVQEMYWKPREERTTYENQIFYLVEKQVQFEYDRLANAIPKKQKKEWEALKKELQAFLKNKPKEPPMADIAVDAQGEISPTRIPGDRLERDIAPGFLTILDPQPAKMNDAEVVADTSGRRTTLAQWLTQDDNPLSSRVIVNRVWQYHFGVGLSANASDFGRLGEPPSHPELLDWLTSEFIDNDWRLKPLHRQILLSGTYRQSSLTAASEKALLVDPKNRLLWRFPAHRLDAEQIRDAMLAASGELKERTGGPAASSNDTVRSGYTKKMRNSPDALLESFDAPGGFSSVALRNSTTTATQSLLMINGDWTLKRAEAMGKRLHREFGSNLTGLIQHSYEECYGRPPQQQELDAAISFFERQVKYNRELARQQQAKIPSSALLDEPQMQRWNTAFNISDKTPHQILTLPDTTSLPSHNFTIEAIVFQRSLFPNASVRTIAAHWNGQSTSAGWNFGVTSEQSSYRPRNLILQLIGDDKQGNRKYEVIASNLRIPSDKPYYVGAAVDFDAGTVTFYTRDMSYDESELEMVVVPHSIVGNCHDDRLHFSIGGRDKKSDSHNWDGLLDDVRLTRTALTETDQIMINTPNDLVTDETVGMWRFVRSAPRGPLAELTHEPQDLELSSGSDSRSADLIALIDFCHVLLNSSEFQFVD from the coding sequence ATGTCTGAATGTTTTCGTATCCTGATTGCGCCGCTGATCTTCGCCGTTGCGTGGACTTCGACAGATTTGATCCGCGCGGACGACAAAGAAGCAGTTCGTTATTTTGAAACGAAAGTGCGCCCGCTATTGGCGCAACATTGTTTCAAGTGCCATGGCCGCGAAGAGCAAAAGTCGGATTTGCGTCTTGATCGACGCACGCACTTTCTACAAGGGGGCACTGGCGGACCGATTGTGGAGCCTGGTAAACCAGAAGAGAGCGTCCTGATCGAAGCGGTAAAGTGGGAAGGATATGAGATGCCCCCCTCTGGTAAGCTACCCGACGACGAGATCGCAATTTTGGAAACCTGGGTTCGCAACGGAGCCTTCTGGCCCGAGCAAGCGGGCGAGACGCGCGCTGACAGTGGACCGTTTACCGCCGAGGATCGGAACTGGTGGGCGTTTCAACCGGTGACTCGTCCTGAAACGCCGGCAATCGCCCAACAAGCGATCGTCCATAACCCGATTGATAATTTCATTCAGGCGAAGTTGGGCCAAAATGATATTTCACCGTCGCCGCCCGCCGAGCGGAGAGTTCTGATTCGCCGCATTTATTTCGACATGCTCGGCGTTCCTCCAACCGTGGAAGAAGTGGAAAGCTTCGTCGCTGACGAACGCGACAACGCTTACGAACGACTCGTGGATCGCGTTTTAGCCGATCACCGATATGGAGAGCGCTGGGCCTCGCATTGGCTCGACCTCGTTCGCTACGCTGACTCGGACGGTTACCGTCAAGACGCTTATCGCCCGCTGGCTTGGCGCTATCGCGACTATGTAATTCGCAGCCTGAACGAAGACAAATCGTACAAGCGATTTCTGCAAGAACAACTAGCTGGCGACGAAATCGCTCCGGACGATCATGATGCGTTAACTGCGACTTATTTTTTGCGAGCCGGCGTCTATGAATACAACAGCCGAGACGCCGAAGGCCAGCAAGTTTTGATCGCCGACGAACTGACCGATACGGTTGGCGACGTTTTCTTAGGAATGGGCGTCGCCTGCGCACACTGCCATAACCATAAGTTCGATCCGATCCTGCGGGACGATTATTATCGGCTTCAAGCGTTCTTTAAGCCGCTCGTCTGGAAGGACGAGCATTTATTGGCGACCGATGAAGAGCGGAAAGCTTATCAGCTTGCACTCGCCCAATGGGAAACCAAGCACCGAGAACTGCTGGACAAGATTAATGCGATTGAAGCGCCCGTGCGTGAAAGCCGACGCAAAAAAGCGGTTAGCATGTTTCCTACCGAAGTCCAGGAGATGTACTGGAAACCGCGCGAAGAACGGACGACCTACGAGAACCAGATCTTCTATCTGGTCGAGAAGCAAGTCCAATTTGAATACGACCGACTCGCTAATGCGATTCCGAAAAAGCAAAAAAAAGAATGGGAAGCTCTGAAGAAAGAGTTGCAAGCGTTTTTGAAAAACAAGCCCAAGGAGCCGCCGATGGCGGATATCGCCGTCGACGCACAAGGAGAGATTTCGCCGACGCGGATCCCCGGGGACCGTCTTGAACGCGACATTGCGCCAGGATTTTTGACCATCTTAGATCCGCAGCCCGCCAAGATGAATGATGCTGAAGTCGTCGCCGACACCAGCGGACGCCGAACGACTTTGGCCCAATGGTTGACGCAAGATGACAATCCCCTTTCTTCGCGGGTGATTGTAAATCGCGTTTGGCAATATCACTTTGGCGTCGGATTATCAGCCAACGCCAGCGACTTCGGCCGCTTGGGCGAACCTCCCAGTCATCCGGAGTTACTTGACTGGCTGACCAGCGAATTTATCGACAACGATTGGCGACTCAAGCCGCTTCATCGGCAGATTCTCCTTTCGGGGACTTATCGCCAGTCGTCGCTAACCGCAGCATCAGAGAAAGCGTTGCTAGTTGATCCCAAAAATCGACTGCTGTGGCGGTTCCCCGCGCATCGGCTGGACGCGGAGCAAATCCGTGACGCGATGCTGGCCGCGAGCGGCGAATTGAAAGAGAGGACCGGGGGCCCCGCTGCTTCGAGTAACGATACCGTTCGTAGCGGGTACACCAAGAAAATGCGAAACTCGCCCGACGCGTTGTTGGAAAGCTTCGACGCACCTGGCGGATTTTCTAGCGTCGCATTGCGAAACTCGACCACCACGGCGACGCAATCTTTGTTGATGATCAACGGTGATTGGACGCTCAAGCGAGCCGAAGCCATGGGCAAACGATTGCATCGCGAATTTGGCTCGAATTTGACAGGCTTGATCCAGCACAGCTACGAGGAGTGTTATGGTCGTCCTCCACAGCAGCAAGAGTTGGACGCCGCGATCTCGTTCTTCGAGCGTCAGGTCAAATACAACCGCGAATTGGCGCGTCAGCAACAAGCGAAGATCCCTTCCTCTGCGCTGTTGGACGAGCCGCAAATGCAACGCTGGAACACCGCTTTCAACATCAGCGACAAGACGCCCCACCAGATTCTGACTTTGCCAGATACGACTTCGCTGCCGTCGCACAACTTTACAATCGAGGCGATCGTCTTTCAACGTTCGCTCTTTCCGAACGCGTCGGTCCGCACGATCGCCGCCCACTGGAACGGCCAATCGACTTCGGCCGGTTGGAATTTTGGAGTCACCAGCGAGCAATCGAGCTATCGACCGCGTAATCTCATTTTACAGTTGATCGGCGACGACAAGCAGGGAAATCGAAAGTACGAAGTGATCGCGTCAAATCTGCGCATCCCGTCCGACAAACCTTACTACGTGGGCGCCGCCGTCGACTTTGACGCCGGCACGGTCACGTTCTACACCCGTGACATGTCATACGACGAATCGGAATTAGAAATGGTCGTCGTACCGCACAGCATCGTCGGCAATTGCCACGACGACCGACTCCATTTCAGCATCGGCGGACGCGATAAAAAAAGTGATTCTCATAACTGGGACGGATTGCTCGATGACGTCCGTCTGACTCGTACTGCGTTAACGGAAACGGATCAGATCATGATTAATACGCCCAATGACTTGGTCACGGACGAGACGGTCGGGATGTGGCGTTTCGTCCGGTCGGCTCCGCGCGGTCCGCTGGCCGAGCTAACTCATGAGCCGCAAGACTTGGAGTTGTCGTCCGGATCCGATTCGCGTAGCGCCGACCTGATCGCGCTTATCGATTTTTGCCATGTGTTGTTGAACTCCAGCGAATTTCAATTTGTCGATTAA
- a CDS encoding FecR family protein: MSQHDPSQRLAELTHLAMHASLTVEQHQELEQLLLENAEARRNYFLLLDLEYGLAKLTAEETGQPSIGLPESIRPAGLPGAPQPSQRRTSPRVWLALAACLTGLVLAPLAYWNGNSRQVTKQDPPKPPKVATPGPAERTLPEITLIQTAHSRFFGELGSLSAGDVLQLDHDYALVEGEIQLRTRHGAEMIVQAPAVFLARSADQVLMKVGACSVYAPPGAEGFRVITPQAEIVDKGTRFAVNVTESGEADVNVIEGEAEIFTPNNVAPDLSGLLLGAGEGRVINSQGHISNPPASDMNRDYRGSLSDRIVDYRVTDRKHPQPDTLLDVTVQRGGKIQRYDVEELIGFDLIHFKAGTNGANFSTPLDRPDPREGDGSRTRAALLDRDALLTTGTLNPGGAVKPLKSDPDWTSPDAARHTPGFAVRFHQPVINAVGPDIVFFELHVVVHPENGDPFHVSPTHFEPGLRSHTVRKYDVSLAHRSAHQLSGFLLYRFDPPVRSVEELLSGKHNGGYIHQVPAKVIAVGIDLSDLGYAEGDEVSELFFQDALDDVNLIDPVFLGGLPANTSHTLPE; the protein is encoded by the coding sequence ATGAGCCAACACGATCCGTCTCAGCGGTTGGCGGAACTAACGCATCTAGCGATGCACGCTTCGTTAACCGTAGAGCAGCACCAAGAGCTAGAGCAACTGCTGCTGGAAAACGCAGAGGCGCGGCGAAACTATTTTCTGTTGCTCGATCTCGAATACGGCTTAGCGAAGTTGACGGCCGAAGAAACCGGCCAGCCGTCGATCGGTTTGCCCGAATCGATCCGCCCGGCAGGATTGCCGGGTGCGCCGCAGCCTTCGCAACGGCGAACATCGCCGCGCGTCTGGCTCGCGTTAGCCGCTTGCTTAACGGGCTTGGTCCTGGCGCCGCTCGCTTATTGGAACGGAAACTCGCGACAGGTCACGAAGCAAGATCCACCCAAGCCGCCCAAAGTTGCAACCCCCGGCCCGGCGGAGCGAACGCTGCCCGAGATTACTTTGATTCAGACGGCTCACAGCCGTTTCTTTGGCGAGCTTGGTTCTTTGTCCGCGGGCGACGTTCTGCAACTCGACCATGACTATGCCCTGGTCGAAGGGGAGATTCAGTTGCGTACGCGTCACGGCGCCGAAATGATCGTCCAGGCGCCCGCCGTATTTCTCGCTCGCTCAGCCGATCAGGTGTTGATGAAAGTAGGCGCCTGTTCGGTCTACGCACCGCCAGGAGCGGAGGGATTTCGCGTCATTACGCCCCAGGCTGAGATCGTCGACAAAGGAACTCGTTTCGCGGTCAACGTGACCGAATCGGGCGAAGCGGATGTCAATGTGATTGAAGGCGAAGCCGAGATATTTACGCCCAACAACGTCGCTCCCGATTTGTCTGGACTGCTACTAGGCGCCGGCGAGGGACGCGTCATCAACTCGCAAGGTCATATCTCCAACCCGCCTGCTTCGGACATGAATCGCGACTATCGCGGTTCGCTTTCCGATCGCATCGTTGACTATCGCGTCACCGATCGCAAGCATCCGCAGCCCGACACTCTATTGGACGTAACGGTGCAGCGGGGAGGAAAGATTCAACGTTATGACGTCGAAGAACTGATCGGTTTCGATCTGATTCATTTCAAAGCGGGGACCAACGGCGCAAACTTTAGCACGCCGCTTGACCGGCCCGACCCGCGTGAAGGAGACGGCTCACGAACTCGAGCGGCGCTGTTGGATCGCGACGCGTTGCTCACGACCGGAACGCTCAACCCTGGGGGCGCCGTCAAACCGTTAAAATCAGATCCCGATTGGACCAGTCCCGACGCGGCTCGACACACGCCTGGTTTCGCCGTTCGGTTTCACCAACCGGTGATCAACGCTGTCGGTCCTGACATTGTCTTCTTTGAACTGCACGTGGTCGTGCATCCCGAAAATGGCGATCCGTTTCATGTCTCGCCGACCCATTTCGAGCCTGGTTTGCGGTCGCATACGGTTCGTAAATATGACGTCTCGTTGGCGCATCGCAGCGCCCATCAATTGTCCGGTTTCCTCCTCTATCGATTTGATCCTCCGGTCCGATCGGTGGAAGAATTGCTGTCGGGAAAACATAACGGCGGCTATATCCATCAAGTCCCTGCCAAAGTAATTGCCGTAGGAATCGATCTCTCGGACCTCGGCTACGCCGAAGGTGACGAAGTCTCCGAGCTCTTTTTTCAAGACGCATTGGATGACGTGAACTTGATTGATCCGGTTTTCCTCGGAGGGCTTCCCGCCAACACGTCACACACTCTGCCCGAGTAG
- a CDS encoding sigma-70 family RNA polymerase sigma factor translates to MPATTPSDAASDARYTEFLSYFSTDCERIHAYIFSMLPHHADADDVFQRCSLLLWKKFETFDRERDFLSWACGVAFYEVKNFLRTAQRDRLQFSEKLIELLAEDRAATLNQQPQRLLALRQCVGQLTARQQQLVWTAYGGATTMADLADATGRSAQTLYNQLTTIRRKLAQCVQMRLAVAGDDL, encoded by the coding sequence ATGCCTGCAACAACCCCATCCGATGCGGCGTCCGACGCTCGCTATACTGAATTTTTGTCGTATTTTTCGACCGATTGCGAGCGGATCCATGCATACATCTTTTCGATGTTGCCGCATCATGCTGATGCAGATGACGTCTTCCAACGATGCAGTCTGCTGCTGTGGAAAAAATTTGAGACGTTTGATCGCGAGCGTGACTTTCTCTCCTGGGCATGCGGAGTAGCCTTCTACGAAGTCAAAAATTTTCTGCGAACGGCGCAACGAGATCGCCTCCAATTCAGCGAAAAGCTGATCGAATTGCTGGCCGAAGATCGAGCTGCGACGCTTAACCAACAGCCGCAACGGCTTTTGGCGCTACGGCAATGCGTTGGTCAACTTACGGCGCGACAGCAGCAATTAGTGTGGACCGCTTATGGGGGCGCAACGACGATGGCCGATTTGGCCGACGCAACAGGGCGTTCGGCGCAAACGCTTTACAACCAACTAACGACGATTCGCCGCAAGCTGGCCCAATGCGTCCAAATGCGGCTCGCCGTTGCAGGAGACGATCTATGA
- a CDS encoding DUF1559 domain-containing protein, with product MPYFTRAILRRGFTLVELLVVIAIIGVLIALLLPAVQQAREAARRTQCLSNLKQMGLAVHNFHDTYNELPPSRIEFKYLGWSALILPFIEQQNLYDQLDLKKKYSEQSAAVQQTPISVYVCPSRHQLGDLTEVVQPDTADNGAVWDYAACDGSSGDGSTYRCGSGYSPALSVTQPCSTSMGMLVCAFGDHNRYKSQTNLAAIVDGLSNTILMGERHIPLTALKDETTGGDGPIFSGWAFSTMRVAGPGYALGKGPNDVVTGTGHLLFGSYHPGICNFLLGDASVRSLQVNIDTDNLGRLSNRQDSEVISVDF from the coding sequence ATGCCTTATTTCACTCGCGCAATTTTACGCCGCGGTTTTACGCTGGTTGAATTGCTAGTCGTCATTGCGATTATCGGCGTGTTGATCGCGCTGTTATTGCCGGCGGTGCAGCAGGCGCGTGAAGCGGCCCGGCGCACGCAGTGCCTGAGCAACTTAAAGCAAATGGGGTTGGCGGTTCACAATTTCCACGACACGTACAACGAACTTCCTCCTTCGCGGATCGAGTTCAAATATCTCGGTTGGTCGGCGCTGATTCTGCCGTTTATCGAGCAGCAGAATCTTTACGATCAACTCGACCTGAAGAAAAAGTACAGCGAGCAATCGGCAGCCGTCCAACAAACGCCGATTTCGGTTTACGTCTGTCCGAGTCGCCATCAACTGGGCGATTTGACCGAAGTCGTTCAGCCCGACACGGCTGATAATGGAGCAGTGTGGGATTACGCCGCCTGCGACGGGAGCTCTGGCGACGGCAGCACCTATCGATGCGGTTCCGGCTATTCGCCGGCCCTCTCCGTGACGCAGCCGTGCTCCACTTCGATGGGAATGCTCGTCTGCGCTTTCGGCGACCACAATCGATACAAAAGCCAAACCAATCTGGCGGCGATCGTCGACGGATTGAGCAACACCATTTTAATGGGCGAGCGGCATATTCCGCTGACAGCGCTGAAAGACGAAACGACCGGTGGCGATGGACCGATTTTCAGCGGTTGGGCCTTTTCAACGATGCGGGTTGCCGGACCAGGTTATGCGCTGGGCAAAGGGCCCAACGACGTGGTAACTGGAACAGGGCATCTCCTTTTTGGCAGCTACCATCCCGGCATTTGCAATTTTCTGCTGGGGGACGCCAGCGTTCGTTCGCTGCAAGTGAATATCGATACCGACAATCTCGGCCGCTTGTCCAATCGGCAAGATTCCGAAGTGATTTCGGTCGACTTTTAG
- a CDS encoding DUF1559 domain-containing protein: MAQPSSATYRRGFTLVELLVVIAIIGVLIALLLPAVQQAREAARRSQCMNNLKQMGLAVHNFHDTYGHLPPSRIKANYLGWSALLMPFMEQQNLFDQIDLKLPYKDQTTAVQQASIGGYICPSRHSAGDLTTEAQTDQADLGAAWDYANCDGDGVGSTFRMITCTGMLIVADGDQNKYRSVTGMRDVTDGLSNTIMIGERHVPLSKLLNETNGGDGPVLSGWAYSSMRMAGLGRSLGKGPNDTTSSREVFGSYHPGVSNFVLGDASVRSIQTNVDTENLARLANREDGEVISVDF, encoded by the coding sequence ATGGCCCAACCATCTTCAGCAACTTACCGCCGCGGCTTTACCCTTGTTGAGCTGCTCGTTGTCATTGCGATTATCGGCGTTTTAATCGCGTTGCTGCTGCCTGCGGTGCAACAGGCGCGCGAAGCGGCGCGACGGTCGCAATGCATGAATAATTTGAAACAAATGGGTCTGGCGGTGCATAACTTCCATGACACCTACGGCCACCTTCCGCCGTCGCGCATCAAAGCGAATTATCTCGGCTGGTCAGCGCTGCTCATGCCGTTCATGGAACAGCAAAATCTGTTTGATCAGATCGATTTGAAACTGCCGTACAAAGATCAGACGACCGCGGTCCAACAGGCGTCGATTGGCGGCTACATTTGCCCCAGTCGTCACTCTGCTGGCGATTTGACGACTGAAGCGCAAACGGATCAGGCTGACCTGGGCGCCGCCTGGGATTACGCGAATTGTGACGGAGACGGAGTCGGCAGCACGTTTCGCATGATTACTTGCACCGGAATGCTGATCGTCGCGGACGGAGATCAGAATAAATACAGAAGCGTGACCGGCATGCGGGATGTTACTGACGGCTTAAGCAACACGATTATGATCGGCGAGCGGCACGTTCCCCTCTCCAAACTCTTGAACGAAACGAACGGCGGCGATGGCCCCGTCTTGAGCGGTTGGGCCTATTCCTCAATGCGCATGGCGGGTCTGGGACGTTCTTTAGGGAAAGGGCCGAATGATACGACATCGAGCCGCGAAGTATTCGGCAGCTACCACCCCGGCGTTTCGAACTTTGTATTGGGAGACGCCAGCGTCCGTTCGATCCAGACCAACGTTGATACGGAGAATCTCGCCCGCTTGGCGAATCGCGAAGATGGGGAAGTCATTTCGGTAGACTTCTAG